In a genomic window of Patescibacteria group bacterium:
- a CDS encoding amino acid racemase, with protein sequence MKKLGLIGGIGCKSTVLYYELITTQISHKLGQRQSGNIIIYSVNEYDVYTAAIENDWNTVAEILLHAYKNLENAGADFLIICSNTCHKVVDLINPQFKKPLIHILEPICQEITKNNYKKIALFGTKFILEEGFYLNYIHSHAHSIKQIIIPDKNRIDIVHNIISNELLLGIIKNESKSILISIWEELRKKGADCLILGCTELSLIISKTDLSSPILDSTSLHAKYAAELSIKNHEDDK encoded by the coding sequence ATGAAAAAGCTAGGTCTTATTGGCGGAATTGGTTGTAAAAGTACAGTTTTATACTATGAGCTGATTACAACACAAATAAGCCATAAGCTTGGCCAGAGACAAAGTGGGAATATTATCATCTACAGCGTTAATGAATATGACGTATATACGGCTGCCATTGAAAATGACTGGAATACTGTGGCTGAGATATTACTTCATGCTTATAAGAACCTTGAAAATGCTGGGGCTGACTTCCTTATAATTTGCTCGAATACTTGCCATAAAGTAGTTGATCTAATAAACCCACAATTTAAAAAACCTTTAATACACATCCTTGAACCAATTTGTCAGGAGATTACAAAAAATAATTATAAAAAAATAGCTTTGTTCGGAACAAAATTCATTTTAGAGGAAGGTTTTTATTTAAATTATATTCATAGTCATGCGCACAGTATAAAACAAATCATTATTCCAGATAAAAATAGAATTGACATTGTGCATAATATAATAAGCAATGAACTCTTGTTGGGTATAATAAAAAATGAATCAAAAAGTATTCTAATTTCTATTTGGGAAGAATTGAGAAAAAAAGGTGCTGATTGTTTGATCCTGGGTTGCACAGAGCTATCTTTGATTATTTCAAAAACAGATTTGTCATCACCCATTTTAGATTCAACCAGCTTGCATGCTAAATATGCTGCAGAATTGTCCATTAAAAACCATGAGGACGATAAATAA
- a CDS encoding MFS transporter gives MQKSSYPDKWYVAIATSLVIFVANANLTAVNLAIPAIAHDLNVGMYMISWVISSYIITSGMFMILGGRMGDVFGIKRMFLLSLILWIISLTLAATAHNFTFLIIARVLQGLAFAISLPLCMVVITKVFPENQMSLAVSINITVLGLAQILGPSLSGVILEYLTWRWIFLLNIPLCVIAFLFSIYSIKKDQITQKQQLDYLGAIILAISLCVLMLILSLIQQNKLTTQYILLYFIVDISLFILFYIIEKRTQNPIVDFKLLFSRAFFLINLIRMLYQYVYFVFLFIFPLYLMKVLQMSAVKTGGLLLFLTVPFAVFSPIVGKYALKLGELRLMIVSFVASIMVFFWYAHLHNISTSVNLLIPLIPLGISTAILFSYTTSIALNSAPLEKRGSASGIFFSNTLIAGAVGISITSILIQLFTQIYTNRTSNGTPKDIEHPFSLVFSNIMWMCLVLSALGLLLLFILKFKRADEPLNHYRKIKDV, from the coding sequence ATGCAAAAATCTTCTTACCCTGATAAATGGTATGTGGCCATTGCAACCAGCTTAGTCATTTTTGTCGCCAATGCTAATTTAACTGCCGTGAATTTAGCGATACCCGCTATAGCCCATGATCTTAATGTCGGAATGTATATGATTTCCTGGGTAATCAGTAGTTATATCATTACCTCCGGTATGTTTATGATTTTAGGTGGCAGAATGGGGGATGTATTTGGCATCAAACGCATGTTTCTCTTAAGTCTTATACTCTGGATCATATCTCTTACCTTAGCGGCAACCGCGCATAACTTCACATTTTTAATTATTGCTCGTGTGCTACAAGGTCTAGCATTCGCTATTAGTCTGCCACTTTGTATGGTGGTCATAACCAAAGTGTTTCCAGAAAACCAGATGAGCTTAGCTGTGAGCATTAATATTACTGTGCTGGGATTAGCGCAAATTCTCGGACCTTCCTTAAGTGGTGTTATTCTTGAATACCTTACCTGGCGCTGGATATTTCTTTTAAATATTCCTTTGTGTGTTATCGCCTTCTTGTTTTCAATTTATTCCATAAAAAAAGATCAAATCACCCAAAAACAACAGCTCGATTATCTGGGAGCAATTATCCTGGCAATTAGCTTATGTGTTCTGATGCTAATACTTAGTTTGATTCAACAAAACAAACTGACTACCCAATACATTTTATTGTATTTTATAGTTGATATTTCCTTATTTATTCTATTTTACATCATCGAAAAAAGAACCCAAAATCCCATTGTGGATTTTAAACTTTTATTCAGCAGAGCTTTTTTTCTTATCAATCTAATCAGAATGCTATATCAATATGTTTATTTTGTATTTCTTTTTATCTTCCCCCTGTATTTAATGAAAGTCTTGCAGATGTCTGCTGTTAAAACCGGGGGTTTATTACTCTTTCTAACGGTACCTTTTGCGGTCTTCTCACCTATTGTTGGAAAATATGCCTTAAAATTGGGAGAGTTAAGATTGATGATCGTCAGTTTTGTTGCGAGTATTATGGTCTTTTTTTGGTATGCTCATCTACACAATATTTCAACATCCGTGAATTTATTGATTCCGTTAATCCCATTGGGCATTTCAACCGCAATTCTGTTTAGTTATACCACTTCTATCGCACTTAATTCGGCCCCACTTGAAAAAAGAGGTTCTGCTTCAGGCATCTTTTTTTCAAATACTTTGATTGCGGGGGCAGTTGGAATCTCAATTACCAGTATATTAATTCAGCTCTTTACTCAAATATATACCAATCGAACATCCAATGGTACACCCAAAGATATTGAACATCCTTTTTCCTTGGTGTTTTCAAATATTATGTGGATGTGCTTAGTCTTATCAGCTCTGGGTTTACTGCTTTTATTCATTTTGAAATTTAAAAGAGCTGATGAACCGTTAAATCACTACAGGAAAATTAAAGATGTCTGA